In Deinococcus sp. Leaf326, the sequence CGGCATCGTGACGGCGCGGGCAAAGGCCGGAGCCGAGTCCGAGCCGCTGGCCGCGAACTGAGCGGCGGCCCCGGGAGAACACTGGCCGGGGCCGCCGCTGTACCGGGAGGGTTAGGGCCGAGGTAGACCGGTTTCCCGCGACAGGGGCGGCATCTGGAACAGGTGGCCGTGCCACGCGCCGTGGAGGGTCCTCCCTGCGACCACCAGCCACAGCGCGGCGAGGGCCAGCACGAACAGCTGGCCCAGCGCCGTGAACACGCCCAGGTGGGTGAGGTTGCCCAGCCCGAAGGTCGCGGCCGTGTAGACCCCCAGCGGAAAGGTCAGGCCCCACCAGCCGAGATTGAAAGGCAGGCCCCGCCGGGCGAAGCGCAGGGTGGTCAGGGTCGCCGTCGCCAGCCACCAAGCCCCGAACCCCCACAGCATCAGGCCGCCGGCCAAGCCCAGGCCCAGGAGGACCGGCGCGAGTGCGCCCAGGCCCTGCGCCGCCAGGACGCGCGGCGCGGCCTCGCCCAGCTGCAGCAGGGCCAGCGCACCGGTCGCCAACGGTCCCAGGGGCAGGAACATGCTCACGGCGAGGTCGGGGGCCGGCAGCTTATGCTGCGCCAGCCGCAGCACGAGCACCGTGATGACCATCAGCGCCAGGGGGACCGAGAGCGCGAACAGCACGTAGCCCGCGTACACCAGCGTGGTCGCGCTGCCCACTTCCAGGTGCGGCGCGATCAGGCCGGCGCTCGCGGCCGCGACTTCCGAGGCCACGATGGGCAGCAGCCACACGCCGGTCATGCGCTCCAGGGCGTGGTCC encodes:
- a CDS encoding TDT family transporter; amino-acid sequence: MTTSPFVARPARLSHVVREFTPNWFTAVMGTGILALTLPHLSLPGAALLGEELWWFNMALLVLFTGLSATRMVRCPGESLVTLHHPVQSMFLGAVPMGLATVINGLIVFGVPRWGEAAALLARDLWTFDALLSVAVGLLVPYLMFTRQDHALERMTGVWLLPIVASEVAAASAGLIAPHLEVGSATTLVYAGYVLFALSVPLALMVITVLVLRLAQHKLPAPDLAVSMFLPLGPLATGALALLQLGEAAPRVLAAQGLGALAPVLLGLGLAGGLMLWGFGAWWLATATLTTLRFARRGLPFNLGWWGLTFPLGVYTAATFGLGNLTHLGVFTALGQLFVLALAALWLVVAGRTLHGAWHGHLFQMPPLSRETGLPRP